One genomic region from Streptomyces venezuelae encodes:
- a CDS encoding PhoX family protein, with product MRKLLPLLSTNPHGGGRSALTCRFRCGDACFHEVPNTSDNEYVGDVIAGVLSRRSALRAAAVVTVASAAGGAVVLGGAPEAVARPGKPGSGKVDGARGLRFAAVAPNTADRVTVPAGYAQNVVIRWGEPILRGTPAFDSEKQTAKAQAGQFGYNNDFLSLLPLRGEHHRQVLVANHEYTDEVLMFRGYDSENPTREQVEIAWAAHGLSVVVVQEEHRSGKLTPVSRHYLNRRLHTTSEFELTGPAAGSDLVKTSADPEGRIVLGTLNNCAGGTTPWGTTLHGEENFNQYFAFGSSATDKRYGVGTGASERKWERFDQRFDLRQEPNEVHRQGWVVELDPYDPDSTPRKRTALGRFKHEAAQPRLTEDGRPVVYMGDDERFDYFYKFVSSKRMKKGGSRAAREHNLTLLDEGTLYVAKLTGDSPAAEIDGTGKLPDDGEFDGSGQWIPLATAGADGAVSHVPGMTADEVFVFTRLAGDKVGATKMDRPEDVEPSPRSGRVYVALTNNSNRGKGTNPGADEANPRNLNKHGQILELAEHWDDPASDGFAWRLFLVAGDPNDPATYFAGFPKEKVSPISCPDNVAFDPHGNLWISTDGNQLGSHDGLFGVATHGERRGELKQFLTVPKGAETCGPIIQDRRVVVAVQHPGELDGASVENPKSEWPDGPGKIVRPAVVSVWRTDGRDIGV from the coding sequence GTGCGCAAACTGCTGCCGCTCCTGAGCACGAACCCCCACGGAGGCGGCCGTTCCGCTCTCACCTGCCGGTTCCGGTGTGGTGACGCATGCTTCCACGAGGTGCCCAACACCAGCGACAACGAGTACGTCGGCGACGTCATAGCCGGTGTGCTCTCCCGCCGTTCGGCGCTCCGTGCCGCCGCCGTCGTGACCGTCGCCTCCGCCGCCGGCGGGGCCGTCGTCCTCGGTGGTGCCCCCGAGGCCGTCGCGCGTCCGGGCAAGCCGGGTTCCGGCAAGGTCGACGGTGCCCGCGGGCTCCGCTTCGCCGCCGTCGCGCCCAACACCGCCGACCGGGTCACCGTCCCCGCCGGCTACGCCCAGAACGTGGTCATCCGCTGGGGCGAGCCCATCCTCCGCGGCACGCCCGCCTTCGACTCCGAGAAGCAGACCGCGAAGGCGCAGGCCGGCCAGTTCGGCTACAACAACGACTTCCTCTCCCTGCTGCCGCTGCGCGGGGAGCACCACCGCCAGGTCCTCGTCGCCAACCACGAGTACACCGACGAGGTGCTCATGTTCCGGGGTTACGACTCCGAGAACCCGACCCGCGAGCAGGTCGAGATCGCCTGGGCCGCGCACGGCCTCTCGGTCGTCGTCGTCCAGGAGGAGCACCGCTCCGGCAAGCTGACGCCCGTCTCCCGCCACTACCTCAACCGGCGGCTCCACACCACCAGCGAGTTCGAGCTGACCGGCCCCGCCGCCGGCAGCGACCTGGTGAAGACCTCCGCCGACCCCGAGGGCCGTATCGTCCTCGGCACGCTCAACAACTGCGCCGGCGGCACCACCCCGTGGGGCACCACCCTCCACGGCGAGGAGAACTTCAACCAGTACTTCGCCTTCGGCAGCTCCGCCACCGACAAGCGCTACGGCGTCGGGACCGGCGCCTCCGAGCGCAAGTGGGAGCGGTTCGACCAGCGCTTCGACCTCCGCCAGGAGCCCAACGAGGTGCACCGTCAGGGCTGGGTCGTCGAGCTCGACCCGTACGACCCCGACTCCACGCCCCGCAAGCGCACCGCGCTCGGCCGCTTCAAGCACGAGGCCGCGCAGCCCCGTCTCACCGAGGACGGCCGTCCCGTCGTCTACATGGGTGACGACGAGCGCTTCGACTACTTCTACAAGTTCGTGTCGAGCAAGCGGATGAAGAAGGGCGGATCGCGGGCCGCCCGTGAGCACAACCTCACGCTTCTCGACGAGGGCACCCTCTACGTCGCCAAGCTGACCGGCGACTCCCCGGCCGCCGAGATCGACGGCACCGGCAAGCTCCCCGACGACGGCGAGTTCGACGGCTCCGGCCAGTGGATCCCGCTCGCCACGGCCGGCGCCGACGGCGCCGTGTCGCACGTGCCCGGCATGACCGCCGACGAGGTCTTCGTCTTCACCCGTCTCGCCGGTGACAAGGTCGGGGCGACGAAGATGGACCGCCCCGAGGACGTCGAGCCCTCGCCCCGCAGCGGCCGTGTGTACGTGGCGCTCACCAACAACTCCAACCGCGGCAAGGGCACCAACCCGGGCGCCGACGAGGCCAACCCGCGCAACCTCAACAAGCACGGGCAGATCCTCGAACTCGCCGAGCACTGGGACGACCCGGCCTCCGACGGGTTCGCCTGGCGGCTCTTCCTCGTCGCCGGTGACCCGAACGACCCCGCCACCTACTTCGCCGGCTTCCCCAAGGAGAAGGTCTCCCCGATCTCCTGCCCGGACAACGTGGCCTTCGACCCGCACGGCAACCTGTGGATCTCCACCGACGGCAACCAGCTCGGCTCGCACGACGGCCTGTTCGGTGTCGCCACCCACGGCGAGCGGCGCGGTGAGCTGAAGCAGTTCCTGACCGTTCCCAAGGGTGCCGAGACCTGCGGGCCGATCATCCAGGACCGCCGCGTCGTCGTCGCCGTGCAGCACCCGGGCGAGCTCGACGGCGCCTCCGTCGAGAACCCGAAGTCGGAGTGGCCCGACGGACCCGGCAAGATCGTCCGCCCGGCGGTCGTCTCCGTCTGGCGTACGGACGGGCGCGACATCGGCGTCTGA
- a CDS encoding APC family permease: MRTTPHSRGLQPNVLGTFDTIVMAVAGSAPAYSLAATTAVLFGAVGFAGPAALLYCAIPMLGIVLAYARLGRIDVNAGAGYSWVGRTLHPFLGFLSGWALVFAATVFMVAGSLPAGALTLSLIDPDLANHTPLAAAVGAGWFLMMLLVVLGGARLTVRAQLVMSGVEMLILVGFVLAAVLHRGHATAFDWSWFGLGQFDGPQGFAAGALIAAFYYWGWDVTSNLSEETRNSRRTAGLAALVGVGFVFVLFEAFTVAVNVLLTADEIRTAGPNVLAVLGQEIWPGVGGKLLVVAVVLSTVATLETTLLQVTRSLFAMGRDRTLPAALGTVHRRWNTPWVAIAAVGGAALLMFAAAAAAGSVQRILSDAVSAIGLQIAFYYGLAGIAAAVAYKSLLLRSVRNLLLGGVWPLLGSGFMLWCFVESLGELSTTALTIGLGGLLVGVVPLIVYWRKGSDYYRRPARLDAVRALAATKDAGPSTPQARGSARDKSYATDF, translated from the coding sequence ATGCGCACCACCCCCCACAGCAGAGGGCTCCAGCCCAATGTCCTCGGCACGTTCGACACGATCGTGATGGCCGTGGCGGGCAGCGCGCCCGCCTATTCGCTCGCCGCGACCACCGCCGTCCTCTTCGGCGCGGTCGGCTTCGCCGGACCCGCCGCCCTGCTCTACTGCGCGATACCGATGCTCGGCATCGTCCTCGCCTACGCCCGCCTCGGCCGCATCGACGTCAACGCCGGCGCCGGCTACTCCTGGGTGGGCCGCACCCTCCACCCCTTCCTCGGCTTCCTCTCCGGCTGGGCGCTCGTCTTCGCCGCCACCGTCTTCATGGTGGCCGGCTCACTGCCCGCCGGCGCCCTCACGCTCTCCCTGATCGACCCGGACCTCGCGAACCACACCCCGCTCGCGGCGGCCGTCGGCGCCGGCTGGTTCCTGATGATGCTGCTCGTCGTCCTGGGCGGCGCCCGGCTGACCGTGCGGGCCCAACTCGTCATGTCGGGCGTCGAGATGCTGATCCTCGTCGGCTTCGTCCTCGCCGCCGTCCTGCACCGCGGGCACGCGACCGCCTTCGACTGGTCCTGGTTCGGCCTCGGCCAGTTCGACGGACCCCAGGGCTTCGCGGCCGGCGCCCTCATCGCCGCCTTCTACTACTGGGGCTGGGACGTCACCAGCAACCTCAGCGAGGAGACCCGGAACAGCCGCCGCACGGCGGGGCTCGCCGCGCTCGTCGGCGTCGGATTCGTCTTCGTCCTCTTCGAGGCGTTCACCGTCGCCGTGAACGTCCTGCTGACCGCCGACGAGATCCGCACGGCGGGACCCAACGTCCTCGCCGTCCTCGGACAGGAGATCTGGCCGGGCGTCGGCGGGAAACTCCTCGTCGTGGCCGTCGTCCTGTCGACCGTCGCCACCCTGGAGACCACCCTCCTCCAGGTCACCCGCTCCCTCTTCGCGATGGGCCGCGACCGCACCCTGCCCGCCGCGCTCGGCACCGTGCACCGCCGCTGGAACACCCCGTGGGTCGCGATCGCCGCGGTCGGCGGCGCCGCGCTCCTCATGTTCGCCGCCGCCGCGGCCGCCGGCTCCGTCCAGCGGATCCTCAGCGACGCCGTCTCCGCGATCGGCCTCCAGATCGCCTTCTACTACGGCCTCGCGGGCATCGCCGCCGCCGTCGCGTACAAGTCGCTCCTGCTGCGCTCCGTACGGAACCTGCTCCTCGGCGGAGTGTGGCCGCTGCTCGGCTCCGGCTTCATGCTCTGGTGCTTCGTCGAGTCGCTCGGCGAGCTCTCGACCACGGCTCTCACCATCGGCCTCGGCGGACTGCTCGTCGGCGTCGTCCCGCTGATCGTGTACTGGCGCAAGGGCAGCGACTACTACCGCCGCCCGGCCCGCCTGGACGCCGTCCGCGCACTCGCCGCCACGAAGGACGCGGGCCCGTCGACACCGCAGGCCCGCGGGAGCGCACGGGACAAGAGCTACGCCACCGACTTCTGA
- a CDS encoding FUSC family protein: MARPARPVRLSPPAWLTAGLRPAPTPIPWAAAVRASIALSAPLAAGLAAGQPAYGALVSMGALSGVIGDTADAYRMRIFNIAVPQLFGALGVTLGTLVFGHGWLAVAVLTLVALVSGMISSIGAVASVSGLLLLLNCVVGAGLPMPDPWWKAPLLLGLGGLFVLLLTLLGWPLRRAAPERAAVAATYRAVAELYEATGTTTAYDEQRQAVTASLNQSYDLVLARRARQHGRAPHQVRLLSQLNVLVPLLEAAPAAHLRARLVGPLSPAIPAAVRELADAVEEGRTGTPVLDLPAPERPAEKAVDHALRHAAAVVHKADPDPYNVDDRLGRPAALRVRVRRASRDVMLSEASWRYGLRLALCIGLAQALVSLIAVPRSYWVALTVTFVMKPDFGSVFSRAVLRAFGTAAGLVLAALVLAEVPRGWWDVPVMMVLAALIPAFSAKGYAFQTAAITPVILLLSDTLNQQGFDLVLPRLYDSLIGCAIALVAGYLLWPESWHTRIGDRLADAVADTAAYVERAFAPTRTQHHASERHRARRKLYRDLSTVRSEFQRALTEPPPTGPLAAAWWPLVVAVERIIDATTAARIRVDHGAPAPDASEVAAVERELRELSEGLRSSKTLVEVRTELPGDENGVLAPLRQEVRAARAIAGPDLR, from the coding sequence ATGGCACGCCCAGCTCGGCCCGTACGGCTCTCCCCGCCCGCCTGGCTCACGGCCGGGCTCCGGCCCGCACCCACCCCCATCCCCTGGGCCGCCGCCGTCCGCGCGTCCATCGCGCTCTCCGCGCCGCTCGCCGCCGGACTCGCCGCCGGGCAGCCCGCCTACGGCGCCCTCGTCTCCATGGGCGCCCTCTCCGGAGTCATCGGCGACACCGCCGACGCCTACCGGATGCGGATCTTCAACATCGCCGTGCCGCAGCTCTTCGGCGCCCTCGGCGTCACCCTCGGCACCCTCGTCTTCGGCCACGGCTGGCTCGCCGTCGCCGTCCTCACCCTGGTCGCGCTCGTCTCCGGGATGATCTCGTCGATCGGCGCCGTCGCCTCCGTGTCGGGCCTCCTGCTGCTCCTCAACTGCGTGGTCGGCGCGGGCCTCCCCATGCCGGACCCCTGGTGGAAGGCGCCCCTCCTCCTCGGCCTCGGCGGCCTCTTCGTCCTCCTCCTCACCCTCCTCGGCTGGCCCCTGCGCCGCGCCGCCCCCGAGCGCGCCGCCGTCGCCGCCACCTACCGGGCCGTCGCCGAGCTGTACGAGGCCACCGGGACCACCACCGCCTACGACGAGCAACGCCAGGCCGTCACCGCCTCCCTCAACCAGTCCTACGACCTGGTCCTCGCCCGCCGCGCCCGCCAGCACGGCCGCGCACCCCACCAGGTCCGGCTGCTCTCCCAGCTCAACGTCCTCGTCCCCCTCCTCGAAGCCGCCCCCGCCGCCCACCTCCGCGCCCGGCTCGTCGGCCCGCTGTCCCCCGCGATCCCCGCCGCCGTACGCGAACTCGCCGACGCCGTCGAGGAAGGCCGCACCGGGACACCCGTACTCGATCTGCCGGCCCCCGAACGGCCCGCCGAGAAGGCCGTCGACCACGCCCTGCGGCACGCGGCGGCCGTCGTCCACAAGGCCGATCCCGACCCCTACAACGTCGACGACCGCCTCGGCCGCCCCGCCGCGCTCCGCGTCCGGGTCCGCCGGGCCTCCCGTGACGTGATGCTCTCCGAGGCGTCCTGGCGGTACGGGCTGCGCCTCGCGCTCTGCATCGGCCTCGCCCAGGCGCTCGTCTCGCTGATCGCCGTCCCCCGCTCGTACTGGGTCGCGCTCACCGTCACCTTCGTCATGAAGCCCGACTTCGGCTCGGTCTTCTCCCGGGCCGTGCTCCGCGCCTTCGGCACCGCCGCCGGCCTCGTCCTCGCCGCCCTCGTCCTCGCCGAGGTCCCGAGGGGGTGGTGGGACGTGCCCGTGATGATGGTGCTCGCGGCCCTCATCCCGGCCTTCTCGGCGAAGGGGTACGCCTTCCAGACCGCGGCCATCACCCCCGTCATCCTGCTGCTCTCCGACACCCTCAACCAGCAGGGCTTCGACCTCGTCCTGCCCCGCCTCTACGACTCGCTCATCGGCTGCGCGATCGCCCTGGTCGCCGGCTACCTCCTCTGGCCCGAGTCCTGGCACACCCGCATCGGCGACCGCCTCGCGGACGCGGTCGCCGACACCGCCGCGTACGTGGAGCGCGCCTTCGCCCCCACCCGCACGCAGCACCACGCGAGCGAGCGGCACCGGGCCCGGCGGAAGCTCTACCGGGACCTGTCGACCGTCCGCTCCGAGTTCCAGCGCGCACTGACCGAACCGCCGCCCACGGGCCCTCTGGCCGCCGCCTGGTGGCCGCTCGTCGTCGCCGTCGAGCGGATCATCGACGCGACGACCGCGGCCCGGATCCGCGTCGACCACGGCGCCCCCGCCCCGGACGCCTCCGAGGTCGCCGCGGTGGAGCGGGAGCTGCGCGAACTGTCCGAAGGGCTGCGGTCGTCGAAGACGCTCGTGGAGGTCCGCACCGAACTCCCCGGCGACGAGAACGGAGTCCTCGCGCCCCTCCGCCAGGAGGTCCGCGCGGCCCGCGCCATCGCCGGTCCCGACCTGCGGTAA
- a CDS encoding GtrA family protein, giving the protein METAQSRRDATPGAFTAFARFVLCGGGVGVASSFAVAGLASWIPWLLANALTAVASTLLSTELHARFTFGAGGRATWRQHTQSAGSAAAAYVVTCGAMLLLQQLVAAPSATLEQVVYLTASALAGAARFAVLRLVVFARNRSRTTATATATITAPTRTAETTRTAATPRTARIPRPAPPADRTELCRAA; this is encoded by the coding sequence ATGGAGACAGCACAGAGCCGACGGGACGCGACACCCGGCGCCTTCACCGCGTTCGCCCGCTTCGTCCTCTGCGGCGGCGGAGTCGGGGTCGCCTCCAGCTTCGCCGTGGCGGGCCTCGCCTCATGGATCCCGTGGTTACTGGCCAACGCCCTGACAGCCGTGGCCTCCACGCTCCTCTCCACCGAGCTGCACGCCCGCTTCACCTTCGGCGCGGGCGGGCGCGCCACCTGGCGCCAGCACACGCAGTCGGCCGGTTCCGCGGCCGCCGCGTACGTGGTGACCTGCGGCGCGATGCTGCTCCTCCAGCAACTGGTGGCGGCGCCGAGCGCGACGCTCGAACAGGTCGTCTACCTGACCGCCTCAGCCCTGGCCGGCGCCGCGCGGTTCGCGGTGCTGCGCCTGGTCGTCTTCGCGAGGAACCGCTCGCGGACCACGGCGACGGCGACGGCCACGATCACGGCGCCGACCCGCACCGCCGAAACGACCCGCACCGCCGCCACGCCCCGTACAGCCCGCATCCCCCGCCCCGCACCCCCGGCCGACCGCACCGAGCTCTGCCGCGCGGCCTGA
- a CDS encoding DUF2630 family protein translates to MDNEEILDDIGALVEEERALRQRTGGLLPEERARLADLEVRLDQCWDLLRQRRAKSEFGEDPDTATLRPASEVESYRN, encoded by the coding sequence ATGGACAACGAGGAGATCCTGGACGACATCGGCGCCCTCGTCGAGGAGGAACGCGCGCTGCGGCAGCGCACGGGCGGCCTCCTCCCGGAGGAGCGCGCCCGCCTCGCGGACCTGGAGGTCAGGCTCGACCAGTGCTGGGACCTGCTGCGCCAGCGCCGCGCGAAGAGCGAGTTCGGCGAGGACCCGGACACGGCCACCCTCCGCCCGGCCTCGGAGGTCGAGTCCTACCGCAACTGA
- a CDS encoding endonuclease/exonuclease/phosphatase family protein has translation MDRALAAIAEPVTNGAAPAAPEPPPLRPRHRLTAWAAGLLLPVPALISACRFLDTDGITPVPQLLSLLPWLAVPAGLGVLLAAVAGRRVLTFVAVLVVVAVGWSSLPYMPQLVTSYGLPLARVRVLAANVEFGQGTGALIETVRRERPQLVFVSECDQKCGRALTTTFAAELPHHASVDGEGSVGSVLLSAYPLTDKQVIPAAMGMPGATTRIAGKSVRLQLAHPLPPLPGQIGPWQQELGRIEDEAARRSTGPLLLAGDFNASQDHAAFRAILAAGHLQDAARRTHASRTPTWPAEGPLPLFVQIDHVLTSEDFSVRSIRFLDIDGSDHRAVLTDLDLRGER, from the coding sequence GTGGACCGAGCCCTTGCCGCCATCGCCGAACCCGTGACGAACGGCGCCGCCCCTGCGGCCCCCGAACCGCCGCCCCTGCGGCCCAGGCACCGCCTCACCGCCTGGGCCGCCGGGCTGCTCCTGCCCGTGCCCGCGCTGATCAGTGCCTGCCGCTTCCTCGACACGGACGGGATCACCCCCGTACCGCAGCTGCTCTCCCTGCTGCCCTGGCTCGCCGTGCCCGCCGGACTCGGCGTGCTCCTGGCCGCCGTCGCCGGGCGCCGGGTGCTCACCTTCGTCGCCGTCCTCGTCGTCGTCGCGGTCGGCTGGAGCTCCCTGCCCTACATGCCGCAGCTCGTCACCTCGTACGGGCTGCCGCTGGCCCGGGTCCGGGTCCTCGCCGCCAACGTCGAGTTCGGCCAGGGCACCGGGGCGCTGATCGAGACGGTCCGGCGCGAGCGCCCCCAGCTGGTGTTCGTCTCCGAGTGCGACCAGAAGTGCGGACGCGCCCTGACCACGACCTTCGCCGCCGAACTCCCCCACCACGCCTCGGTCGACGGCGAGGGCTCCGTCGGCTCCGTCCTCCTCAGCGCCTACCCGCTCACCGACAAGCAGGTCATTCCGGCGGCGATGGGCATGCCGGGCGCCACGACGAGGATCGCCGGGAAGTCCGTACGCCTCCAACTCGCCCACCCGCTGCCGCCGCTGCCGGGGCAGATCGGCCCGTGGCAGCAGGAGCTCGGCCGGATCGAGGACGAGGCCGCCCGGCGCTCCACCGGGCCGCTGCTCCTGGCCGGGGACTTCAACGCCTCCCAGGACCACGCCGCCTTCCGCGCGATCCTCGCCGCCGGCCACCTCCAGGACGCCGCCCGGCGCACGCACGCGAGCCGCACCCCCACCTGGCCCGCCGAAGGCCCCCTGCCGCTGTTCGTCCAGATCGATCACGTCCTGACCAGCGAGGACTTCAGCGTCCGGAGCATCCGTTTCCTCGACATCGACGGCTCCGACCACCGGGCCGTCCTCACCGATCTCGACCTGCGCGGAGAGCGCTGA
- a CDS encoding alpha/beta fold hydrolase, which yields MRFTDNLATRLYFEDRGSGPALLLVHGHPFDHTMWQPQIDRFSLTHRVIAPDLRGYGITPLGATASTEITGLGDFAEDLVDLLDDLGIEEAVVAGLSMGGQIAMELHRRHPGRVRGLVLADTFPAAETEEGKAARNAMADRLLREGMRGYADEVLDRMVAPYNTHAAPHVHRMMCATDPAGAAAALRGRAERPDYLESLTTVAVPALVVVGRDDTYTPVEDAEEMHALLPHSTLAVIERAAHLPNLEQPEEFDSVLDSYLRSLVRLS from the coding sequence ATGCGCTTCACCGACAACCTCGCCACCCGGCTCTACTTCGAGGACCGGGGCAGCGGCCCCGCGCTCCTCCTCGTCCACGGCCACCCCTTCGACCACACCATGTGGCAGCCCCAGATCGACCGCTTCTCGCTCACGCACCGGGTGATCGCCCCCGACCTGCGCGGCTACGGCATCACCCCGCTCGGCGCGACGGCCTCGACCGAGATCACCGGCCTCGGCGACTTCGCCGAGGACCTCGTCGACCTCCTCGACGACCTGGGGATCGAGGAGGCCGTCGTCGCCGGCCTCTCCATGGGCGGCCAGATCGCCATGGAGCTCCACCGCCGCCACCCCGGGCGCGTCCGGGGCCTCGTCCTCGCCGACACCTTCCCCGCCGCCGAGACCGAGGAGGGCAAGGCCGCGCGGAACGCCATGGCCGACCGGCTGCTCAGGGAGGGGATGCGCGGGTACGCCGACGAGGTCCTGGACCGGATGGTCGCCCCGTACAACACCCATGCCGCCCCGCACGTCCACCGCATGATGTGCGCGACCGACCCCGCAGGTGCCGCCGCCGCGCTGCGCGGCCGGGCCGAGCGGCCCGACTACCTCGAGTCGCTCACCACCGTCGCCGTCCCGGCGCTCGTCGTGGTCGGCCGGGACGACACGTACACGCCCGTCGAGGACGCGGAGGAGATGCACGCGCTGCTGCCCCACTCCACGCTCGCCGTGATCGAACGGGCCGCGCACCTGCCCAACCTGGAACAGCCCGAGGAGTTCGACTCCGTACTCGACTCCTACCTCCGCTCACTCGTTCGGCTCAGCTGA
- a CDS encoding PLP-dependent aminotransferase family protein, translating to MEEYRRIADRVEAAVRDGRLTPGDRLPPQRVFDRRHRIANSTAIRVYGELARRGLVVGEVGRGTFVRAAPPLPGPALAEATGTAPVDLQLNYPVVEGQSELMARALAALARPDVLAEAVSGPAAATGTPEAREAAVSVLARPGWAPDPESVLFAGNGRQAIAAALAALVPPGGRLGVEALTYPLVKAVAERLGIQLVPLALDGDGDGDGGGGGHRDSEGRGGGIRPEALAAAHRATPLAAVYLQPTLHNPLATTMSGPRRAELAELLRSLDLTAVEDTTWAFLAPGAGPGVAPPPLAAFAPERVLLVDSLSKRLAPGLTVGYLVVPGRLRPAVAEALRSGAWTAGGLALAAATRWAGDGTVAEAVAAKRADTAARHALVRRRFDGYAVRTSPHAYYCWWELPAPWRAETFTAAAAARAGVAVTPGSAFAVGRGSAPDAIRVGLASPPHAVLDGALARLAALAAEGA from the coding sequence GTGGAGGAGTACCGGAGGATCGCGGACCGGGTCGAGGCGGCCGTACGGGACGGGCGGCTGACGCCCGGTGACCGGCTGCCGCCGCAGCGGGTGTTCGACCGCCGCCACCGGATCGCGAACTCGACGGCCATCCGGGTCTACGGCGAGCTGGCACGCCGGGGCCTGGTGGTCGGGGAGGTCGGGCGCGGCACCTTCGTACGGGCCGCGCCGCCGCTGCCGGGGCCCGCGCTCGCCGAGGCGACCGGGACGGCCCCCGTCGACCTCCAGCTCAACTACCCGGTCGTGGAGGGGCAGTCGGAGCTGATGGCCCGCGCGCTCGCGGCGCTCGCCCGGCCCGACGTGCTGGCCGAGGCCGTCTCGGGTCCGGCCGCCGCGACGGGGACGCCGGAGGCCCGGGAGGCGGCGGTGTCCGTCCTCGCCAGGCCCGGCTGGGCGCCGGACCCCGAGAGCGTCCTCTTCGCGGGGAACGGCCGCCAGGCCATCGCCGCCGCGCTCGCCGCGCTCGTCCCGCCCGGTGGCCGGCTGGGCGTCGAGGCACTGACGTATCCGCTGGTCAAGGCGGTGGCCGAACGGCTCGGCATACAGCTGGTGCCGCTCGCTCTCGACGGCGACGGCGATGGCGACGGCGGCGGCGGGGGCCACAGGGACAGCGAGGGGCGCGGGGGTGGGATACGGCCGGAGGCGCTCGCGGCGGCCCACCGGGCCACGCCGCTGGCCGCGGTCTACCTCCAGCCGACCCTGCACAATCCGCTCGCCACGACCATGAGCGGGCCCCGGCGGGCCGAACTGGCCGAGCTGCTGCGCAGCCTGGACCTGACGGCGGTCGAGGACACGACCTGGGCGTTCCTCGCACCGGGCGCCGGACCGGGTGTCGCGCCCCCGCCGCTCGCCGCCTTCGCCCCCGAGCGGGTCCTGCTCGTGGACAGCCTCTCCAAGCGGCTCGCCCCCGGGCTGACCGTCGGCTATCTCGTGGTCCCCGGGCGGCTGCGTCCGGCGGTGGCGGAGGCGCTGCGGTCCGGAGCCTGGACGGCGGGCGGTCTCGCGCTCGCGGCGGCCACCCGCTGGGCCGGGGACGGCACGGTCGCCGAGGCCGTCGCCGCCAAGCGTGCGGACACGGCGGCCCGGCACGCCCTGGTCCGGCGGCGGTTCGACGGGTACGCGGTCCGGACCTCCCCGCACGCCTACTACTGCTGGTGGGAGCTGCCCGCGCCCTGGCGGGCGGAGACCTTCACCGCGGCGGCCGCCGCGCGCGCGGGCGTCGCGGTCACGCCCGGGAGCGCCTTCGCGGTCGGCCGGGGCTCGGCCCCGGACGCGATCCGGGTGGGTCTCGCGTCACCGCCCCACGCGGTCCTGGACGGGGCGCTGGCCCGGCTCGCGGCGCTGGCCGCCGAAGGCGCGTGA
- a CDS encoding RrF2 family transcriptional regulator, protein MSEGVEWALHSCLNLAWIGPERAVTAARLAAYHELPAPYLTKQLQALARAGIVTSVSGPKGGFRLARGLDRITLMDVVAAVEGPEEAFRCAEIRQQGPGAGPPGSYAAECAIAGAMGRAELAWRRELMAQTLDDVRERAELQAPAAPDRIRHWFANV, encoded by the coding sequence ATGAGCGAAGGCGTGGAATGGGCACTGCACAGCTGCCTGAACCTGGCCTGGATCGGGCCGGAGCGGGCGGTCACCGCCGCGCGCCTCGCGGCCTATCACGAGCTGCCGGCCCCGTACCTCACCAAGCAGCTCCAGGCGCTCGCCCGGGCCGGGATCGTCACCTCGGTCTCCGGGCCGAAGGGCGGCTTCCGGCTGGCGCGCGGCCTGGACCGGATCACGCTCATGGACGTCGTCGCCGCCGTCGAAGGCCCTGAAGAGGCCTTCCGCTGTGCCGAGATCCGGCAGCAGGGGCCGGGGGCGGGGCCGCCCGGGTCGTACGCCGCCGAATGCGCCATCGCCGGTGCCATGGGGCGGGCCGAACTGGCCTGGCGGCGCGAGCTCATGGCCCAGACCCTGGACGACGTCCGTGAGCGGGCGGAGCTCCAGGCGCCGGCCGCGCCCGACCGGATCCGTCACTGGTTCGCCAACGTCTGA